Below is a window of Photobacterium atrarenae DNA.
GAGAAAGCCAAAGGCGGCATCGGGCTGTGCATTTGCGGTGGCTCAAGCCCTGTCTCGATTGACAGCCCGCAGGGCTGGTGGAAGTCGGTGAACTTAACTACGGATGCGGTGATCCCGCATTTGCAGCGGCTGGCGGATGCTGTTCATCGTCACGGCGCTCACATCATGATCCAAATTACCCACATGGGGCGTCGCTCCCGCTGGGATGGTGGTGACTGGCCCCACTTGCTCAGCCCGAGCGGGATCCGCGAGCCGGTACACCGGGCCACCTGCAAAACCATCGAGCCGGAAGAGATTGAGCGGATCATAGCCAACTTTGCCGCGGCGGCGCGCCGGGTCAAAGCTGCCGGGTTTGACGGGGTGGAGTTGTCGGCAGTGCATCAGCACTTGATCGATCAGTTCTGGAGCCCGCGGGTGAATCATCGCACCGATGAGTGGGGCGGCAGTTTCGAAAACCGGCTGCGGTTTGGGCTTCGGGTGCTGGAAGCGGTGCGGGCGGAAGTCGGGCCTGATTTTGCAGTCGGGATGCGGATTTGCGGCGATGAGTTTCATCCCGACGGTCTGACCCATGAAGACATGAAGGCCATTGCTGGCTACTACGATGCGACCGGGATGGTGGATTATTTCGGCGTGGTGGGCTCGGGCTGTGACACCCACAATACCCTGGCCAATGTGATCCCCAATATGACCTATCCGCCGGAGCCGTTTCTGCATCTGGCGGCCGGGATCAAGCAAGTCGTGAATGTGCCGGTGATCCATGCTCAGAGCATCAAAGATCCAATCCAGGCCGAGCGGGTGCTTGAAGCCGGGTATGTCGATTTTGTCGGCATGACCCGGGCCCATATTGCCGATCCGTACCTGATCGCCAAGGTCCGGCTTGGCCAAGTGGATCAGATCCGTCAGTGTGTTGGCGCCAACTACTGTATTGACCGGCAATATCAGGGGCTGGATGTGTTGTGCTTGCAAAATGCCGCAACTTCCCGCGAAGCGACCATGCCGCATATGATCAGCAAAACCCGTGGGCCAATCCGCCGGGTGGTGGTGGTCGGCGGTGGCCCGGCCGGGATGGAAGCGGCGCGGGTCTGTGCTGAGCGCGGTCACGAGGTGGTTTTGTTCGAAAAAGCAGGCGAGTTGGGCGGGCAGATCACTCTGGCAGCCAAAGCGCCGCAGCGGGAGCAAATCGCCGGGATCACCCGTTGGTTTGCGCTTGAACTCAGCCGGCTTGCAGTGACGCTGAAACTGGACACCGAAGCGGATGCCGAACAAATCCTGGCTGAACAGCCGGATGTGGTGATCCTGGCCGTCGGCGGTGAGCCGTTTGTCGATCAGTATCCGGGTTGGGGCGCCCGGGATGGCCTGGTGGTTAGCAGCTGGGACGTGCTGAGCGGCCGGGTGGCACCGGGGAAAAATGTGCTGGTGTACGACACCATTTGTGAGTTCAGCGGGATGTCGGTGGCGGATTATCTGGCCTCGAAAGGCGCGCTGGTCGAGCTGGTCACTGATGATATCAAGCCCGGTGTGGCGATTGGCGGCACCACCTTTCCCACCTATTACCGCAGCCTTTATGAGCGGGAGGTGATCATGACGCCTGATCTGCGCTTGGATCAGGTCTACCGTGAAGGAGACCGCGTGATTGCCCGGCTGGAGAATGAATATACCCAGCAGCAGGAAGAGCGGGTGGTGGATCAGGTGGTGATTGAAAATGGGATCCACCCCAGTGAGCAGCTTTATTACCAGCTTAAAGCGGCCTCGCTGAATCACGGCCAGATGGATTTAGAGGCGTTGTATGCTGCCGAGCCGCAGCCGGATCTGAGCCGCCATGGCGAAGGCTATCTGCTGTACCGGATCGGCGATTGTGTGTCACAGCGTAACATTCACGCGGCGATCTATGATGCCTTGCGGCTGTGTAAGGACTTCTGACTAGGGGTGGAAGAATCGGGAGTTGGAAGAATCGGCTTGGATCTGCCGGGAGGAGCGATGGTGGCAACCTGGATAACTGCATTGTTGTGGCTGAGTCTGCTGGTGATGGGGGTTGGCGCGGTGCGCCGGATCCGCCTCTGGCGCCAGGGGCGGCCGAACCCGGTGCCTTTCTGGACCGGACTGGTCAGCGTGCCGCGACGCTATCTGGTGGATTTGCATCACGTGGTGGCGCGGGATCCGGCGATGGCGACCACCCATGTCGCCACCGCGGGCGGCTTTGTTGCTGCGATGGTGTTGCTGATCGGGATCTATCTGCTCGGACTGGCGTCCAGCTTTTTTCATGTCCTGTTGCTGATGGCCTGCGGCGTGATGTTGATTGGCGCGCGAAGAGTCGCCCGGCGGCGTCGGACACCCTTACCGGCACATCTCTCAGCCGGGCCCTGGATGCGGCTGCCGAAAAGCCTGATGGTTTTTGCCGTCACCTTTGTGGCGCTCAGCATTCTGGCACTGGTCGGCGTCGAACAGCTGCCGTGGCTGGGTGTGGTGCTGTTGGTCGCTGTCTTGTGTGTGGCGCTGGCCGATTTGCTGTTTGGCATGACCTGGGGCGGACCGATGAAACATGCCTTTGCCGGGGCGCTGCACCTGGCATTTCACCCCCGCCCACAGCGCTTTGGTGGTGGCCGCTCAACCGGACTGAAACCGCTGGATTTGAGCGCGGACCGGCTCGGAGTGGAAAAAGTGACGGACTTTCACTGGAACCAGCTACTGGGCTTTGATGCTTGTGTCCAGTGCGGCCGTTGCGAGCAAGCCTGCCCGGCCTTTGCTGCCGGGCAGCCGTTGAATCCGAAGAAACTGGTTCAGGATCTGGTGGTCGGGATGGCGGGCGGTTCAACCGCCGATTATGCCGGTAGTCCGCATCCGGGCCAGTCGGAGCAGGCTGCGTGCGGCGCACCGGATCAGCCGCTGTTTGCCTCGTTACTTGATCCGGAAACCGTGTGGTCTTGCACCACTTGTCGGGCCTGCGTCGAAGCCTGTCCGATGATGATTGAACATGTCGATGCCGTGGTCGATCTGCGCCGCCATCTGACGCTGGTTGCCGGTGCTACTGCTGGCAAAGGTCCGGAGGTGTTGTGTAACCTGATCGCCACCGATAATCCGAACGGCAATCCGCCAACGCATCGCCACAACTGGGCGGTGGATCTGAATCTGCCGCTGTTGCCGGAAGTGAAGCAAACCGATGTTTTGCTGTGGGTCGGCGACGGCGCATTCGAACGGCGTAATCAACGCACCTTGCGGGCGCTGGTGGCTCTGCTGCGCCGTGCCGGGGTGGCGTTTGCCGTGCTCGGCAATGATGAGCTCGATTGCGGCGATCTGGCGCGGCGGCTCGGTGATGAAGCGACATTTCAGCGCCTGGCAACGGCCAATGTCCGCACCCTCAATCAGTATCAGTTTGCGCGCATCGTGACGACTGATCCCCATGCATTTCATGCGCTCAAAAATGAGTACCCGGACTTTGGTGGCCATTATCGCGTCTGCCACCATACCCAATTGCTGGCCGAGTTGCTGACTGTGCTGGCGGCAGACGGCCGACTGGCGGACTCCCCGCTGGCCGGGACGGCATTGACCTATCATGACCCCTGCTATCTGGGCCGCTATAACGGCGAGTATGACGCCCCGCGGCAGGTCTTGCAGGCCTTGGGCGCAGAGATCAAAGAAATGGACCGCTCCGGCTATCGCGCTCGTTGCTGTGGTGGGGGCGGGGGCGCGCCGGTGACTGATATTCCCGGCAAACAGCGGATCCCGGATATGCGGATGGCGGATGTCCGGGAAACGGGCGCGCAGCTTGTGGTGGTGGCCTGTCCGCAGTGTTGCCTGATGCTCGAAGGCGTGGTCGAGCCCCGGCCGCAGGTGCGCGATGTGGCAGAGCTGTTGCTGGAGGTGATTGAGGCACTTCCTGAGCCTGATACGCCGTTCACCGGAAAGGCGGAGTTGGCATGAATGATATGACTGATCCCATCAAGCGCTGTGATCCGCGGCAGGCCCGGATCCTGCGTAACCGTCTGCATCCGCAATATCCGGCGCTGTCTGAGCAAATGAGCAGTCGGCAACTCTCTGGAGGTCGGATTGAAGCAGAAGGCAAGATTCGCCGAATTGATCCGCATCAGCGGGGTGAGATCGGGCCGTCTGGGATCCGTCGCATTGATCGTTCGCTCAAGAACGTATCAGAGATGACTTCCCAAGCTTTGCAAGGGGGGATGAATGCATCGTCGGTGCTGACTGGCGCTTTTACTGCGCCCCGGAAGGCAAAACTGCTGCCGGTGCATCAGGTAACGGACCCGGATTTTTATATTGTCGTGGTGCCGGAGTTTGAAGGGGGGCAGCTGTCGGAAGCCGACCGCGCTTTGCTGGGGGTGGCGCAGCAGCTGGCGGCTCAGGATCCGGGTACAGCTGGCGCTGTGGTTGCGGTGGTATGGGACCGCGATGTGGGCGATAAAGCCCAAATGCATGAGGCGTTTTCCCGGGCTGGTGCTGATCGGGTGTTGGCGCTGCCGGCGCCTTCGGGGTATCAGCCGGAGTACCGCCTGGCTGGTCTGGCGGCTGCAGAGCAAGTACTCACCCCCCGATTCTGGTTGTTCGGAGAATCAGGCTGGCGCAGCGCGGAGCTGGGGCGGCGTCTGGCAGCCCGGTTGGGAGAGCGAGCAGCGACCAGCGTGGTTGAGATGGCGCTTGACCCGGAAAAAAACGTGAATGGCTTGTGGTGTCGTTCGGGCCACTCCGGTCAGGAGTATCTGCGCGAACTGACCCGGATCTGGCTGGTAGCCACGCCGTTAGCTGAGCCGCTGGAAGAGGACTGCCGGTATCAGGCGAAGGTTTTGCCGGTGCCAGATGTTGCGCCGCAGGAAGCGAAAATTACCGATCTCGGTCGCCAGGCGGTCGCGCCGGGGTCGGTTCCACTGGCGGAAGCGGAGTTTATCCTGGCCGGCGGCAACGGGGTGACAGACTGGCCGCTGTTTCACCGGGTGGCAGTCGCGCTGGGGGCGACGGAAGGGGCCAGTCGGGTGGCGGTCGATGATGGATATATGGCCAGGGCGACCCAGGTCGGTGCTTCCGGGACGCTGGTGTCGGCACGGGTCTATCTGGCGGTCGGGATCTCCGGGGCGATTCAGCACTTGCAGGGGATCAGCCAGTGCGAGAGCGTGATTGCGATTAATGTCGACCCCGGCTGTGCCATGGTCGGGCGCGCCGATCTCAGCGTGATCGCGGATAGCAGCGCTGTGTTGCAGGCGCTGATTGAGGCCTGTGGCGATGCTCGTGGTGGATCGGATCCTGCTGAGCAGCCACCAGATGGGGAGGTGTGGGATGATGCGGTCTGAAACGTTGCGGGTGTTGGTGCTGGTCTCCGTCGGGTGCCATCCGGTGAGTGGGAGAACATGCCGGGCGAGTCTGGATGCTCAGGCGCTTGAGCTGGCGCTGGGGACCCCCGGTTCTCAGGTGGGTGTGGTGCATGTGGGCGATCCGGCAGAGCCGGCACTGCGCGAGTATCTGGGCATGGGGCCGGTGCAGCTGACGGTGCTGAGTTCGGTCGAGCCTGCGTCAGATGTCCTCTCATTGCTGGTTTCGTATATTCGCCAGCACGCGCCGGATCTGGTGCTGTGCGGTGAACGGGCGGAATGGGGGGAAGCGTCGGGGTTGGTGCCTTATTTACTGGCAGAGCAGCTGGGCTACCCTTTGCTCCCACATATTGTGGCGTTGGAAGCGCAAGCCGATGAAGAAACTGACGAACTGAAGTTGACCCAGGCCCTG
It encodes the following:
- a CDS encoding NADH:flavin oxidoreductase, which codes for MAQFDAIFQPLAINQLMIRNRIVSTAHAEVYATDNGMPTERYIRYYEEKAKGGIGLCICGGSSPVSIDSPQGWWKSVNLTTDAVIPHLQRLADAVHRHGAHIMIQITHMGRRSRWDGGDWPHLLSPSGIREPVHRATCKTIEPEEIERIIANFAAAARRVKAAGFDGVELSAVHQHLIDQFWSPRVNHRTDEWGGSFENRLRFGLRVLEAVRAEVGPDFAVGMRICGDEFHPDGLTHEDMKAIAGYYDATGMVDYFGVVGSGCDTHNTLANVIPNMTYPPEPFLHLAAGIKQVVNVPVIHAQSIKDPIQAERVLEAGYVDFVGMTRAHIADPYLIAKVRLGQVDQIRQCVGANYCIDRQYQGLDVLCLQNAATSREATMPHMISKTRGPIRRVVVVGGGPAGMEAARVCAERGHEVVLFEKAGELGGQITLAAKAPQREQIAGITRWFALELSRLAVTLKLDTEADAEQILAEQPDVVILAVGGEPFVDQYPGWGARDGLVVSSWDVLSGRVAPGKNVLVYDTICEFSGMSVADYLASKGALVELVTDDIKPGVAIGGTTFPTYYRSLYEREVIMTPDLRLDQVYREGDRVIARLENEYTQQQEERVVDQVVIENGIHPSEQLYYQLKAASLNHGQMDLEALYAAEPQPDLSRHGEGYLLYRIGDCVSQRNIHAAIYDALRLCKDF
- a CDS encoding electron transfer flavoprotein subunit alpha/FixB family protein, which codes for MNDMTDPIKRCDPRQARILRNRLHPQYPALSEQMSSRQLSGGRIEAEGKIRRIDPHQRGEIGPSGIRRIDRSLKNVSEMTSQALQGGMNASSVLTGAFTAPRKAKLLPVHQVTDPDFYIVVVPEFEGGQLSEADRALLGVAQQLAAQDPGTAGAVVAVVWDRDVGDKAQMHEAFSRAGADRVLALPAPSGYQPEYRLAGLAAAEQVLTPRFWLFGESGWRSAELGRRLAARLGERAATSVVEMALDPEKNVNGLWCRSGHSGQEYLRELTRIWLVATPLAEPLEEDCRYQAKVLPVPDVAPQEAKITDLGRQAVAPGSVPLAEAEFILAGGNGVTDWPLFHRVAVALGATEGASRVAVDDGYMARATQVGASGTLVSARVYLAVGISGAIQHLQGISQCESVIAINVDPGCAMVGRADLSVIADSSAVLQALIEACGDARGGSDPAEQPPDGEVWDDAV
- a CDS encoding electron transfer flavoprotein subunit beta produces the protein MMRSETLRVLVLVSVGCHPVSGRTCRASLDAQALELALGTPGSQVGVVHVGDPAEPALREYLGMGPVQLTVLSSVEPASDVLSLLVSYIRQHAPDLVLCGERAEWGEASGLVPYLLAEQLGYPLLPHIVALEAQADEETDELKLTQALPRGQRRQLAVATPAVLTVSSAAPAARQSAFIRARDGEIHSLALDGEPTAIEGGLKQGSEREAARWPQRQARKRPKPLKVHRGKTAAERMKAAIAVTAQQEGQVLEGVEPEQAAATILALLRQKGLVK
- a CDS encoding (Fe-S)-binding protein, yielding MVATWITALLWLSLLVMGVGAVRRIRLWRQGRPNPVPFWTGLVSVPRRYLVDLHHVVARDPAMATTHVATAGGFVAAMVLLIGIYLLGLASSFFHVLLLMACGVMLIGARRVARRRRTPLPAHLSAGPWMRLPKSLMVFAVTFVALSILALVGVEQLPWLGVVLLVAVLCVALADLLFGMTWGGPMKHAFAGALHLAFHPRPQRFGGGRSTGLKPLDLSADRLGVEKVTDFHWNQLLGFDACVQCGRCEQACPAFAAGQPLNPKKLVQDLVVGMAGGSTADYAGSPHPGQSEQAACGAPDQPLFASLLDPETVWSCTTCRACVEACPMMIEHVDAVVDLRRHLTLVAGATAGKGPEVLCNLIATDNPNGNPPTHRHNWAVDLNLPLLPEVKQTDVLLWVGDGAFERRNQRTLRALVALLRRAGVAFAVLGNDELDCGDLARRLGDEATFQRLATANVRTLNQYQFARIVTTDPHAFHALKNEYPDFGGHYRVCHHTQLLAELLTVLAADGRLADSPLAGTALTYHDPCYLGRYNGEYDAPRQVLQALGAEIKEMDRSGYRARCCGGGGGAPVTDIPGKQRIPDMRMADVRETGAQLVVVACPQCCLMLEGVVEPRPQVRDVAELLLEVIEALPEPDTPFTGKAELA